One part of the Xiphophorus hellerii strain 12219 chromosome 17, Xiphophorus_hellerii-4.1, whole genome shotgun sequence genome encodes these proteins:
- the mapk12b gene encoding mitogen-activated protein kinase 12b isoform X5, whose amino-acid sequence MAIAARSRTGFYRQEVNRTVWEVPERYRDLKQVGTGAYGTVCSAWDRRSGTQVAIKKLHRPFQSKLFAKRAYRELRLLKHMKHENVIGLLDVFTAEISLDRFRDFYLVMPFMGTDLGKLMKMEKLSEDRVQFLVYQMLRGLKYIHSAGIIHRDLKPGNLAINPDCELKILDFGLARQADAEMTGYVVTRWYRAPEVILNWMHYTQTVDIWSAGCIMAEMLLGKPLFKGNDHLDQLREIMKITGTPTPDFVLKLQSQDARNYIRSLPKVPKKDLPSIFSKASSNAVSVLEKMLLLDPDSRASASEALELPFFSEFRDVEEESEALPYDQTLDNTDLPLEQWKRHTFTEILTFRPPRDSKETSL is encoded by the exons ATGGCCATAGCTGCGCGGTCCCGGACGGGGTTCTACCGGCAGGAGGTGAACAGAACCGTGTGGGAGGTGCCGGAGAGGTACCGGGACTTAAAGCAGGTCGGCACCGGAGCCTACGGAACCGTGTG ttCGGCTTGGGACCGGCGCTCAGGGACTCAGGTGGCCATCAAGAAGCTCCACCGGCCCTTCcagtccaaactttttgccaaaAGAGCCTACAGAGAGCTGCGACTCCTCAAACACATGAAGCATGAAAAT GTGATTGGGCTGTTGGATGTTTTCACAGCTGAGATCTCTTTGGATCGGTTTCGAGACTT CTACCTGGTGATGCCGTTCATGGGCACCGACCTCGGCAAGTTGATGAAGATGGAGAAACTGTCGGAGGATCGCGTCCAGTTCCTGGTTTATCAGATGCTGAGAGGCCTTAAG TATATCCACTCTGCAGGGATCATCCACAGG GACCTCAAACCTGGAAATTTGGCCATAAACCCTGATTGTGAGCTAAAG ATCCTGGACTTCGGGTTGGCCCGGCAGGCCGACGCGGAGATGACCGGCTACGTTGTGACGCGCTGGTACAGAGCGCCGGAGGTTATCCTTAACTGGATGCACTACACGCAGACTG TGGATATTTGGTCGGCGGGTTGCATCATGGCAGAGATGTTGCTGGGGAAACCTTTGTTCAAGGGAAACGACC ACCTGGACCAGTTAAGAGAAATCATGAAGATTACAGGAACTCCGACTCCCGACTTTGTCCTCAAGCTACAGAGTCAAGAT GCCAGAAACTACATCCGGAGTTTACCGAAAGTGCCAAAGAAAGATTTGCCCTCCATTTTCTCCAAAGCCAGCTCAAATG CGGTGAGCGTCCTGGAAAAGATGCTCCTTCTGGACCCTGACAGCAGGGCCAGCGCGTCGGAGGCCCTGGAGCTGCCGTTCTTCAGCGAGTTCAGGGACGTGGAGGAGGAGAGCGAGGCGCTGCCGTACGACCAGACCCTGGACAACACGGACCTGCCGCTGGAGCAGTGGAAAC GTCACACCTTCACAGAGATCCTGACCTTCCGGCCGCCGCGGGACTCAAAGGAAACATCACTTTAA
- the mapk12b gene encoding mitogen-activated protein kinase 12b isoform X1 has product MAIAARSRTGFYRQEVNRTVWEVPERYRDLKQVGTGAYGTVCSAWDRRSGTQVAIKKLHRPFQSKLFAKRAYRELRLLKHMKHENVIGLLDVFTAEISLDRFRDFYLVMPFMGTDLGKLMKMEKLSEDRVQFLVYQMLRGLKYIHSAGIIHRDLKPGNLAINPDCELKILDFGLARQADAEMTGYVVTRWYRAPEVILNWMHYTQTGDGDNKKNKRNPMELQMNHFAAMLLLCVAVDIWSAGCIMAEMLLGKPLFKGNDHLDQLREIMKITGTPTPDFVLKLQSQDARNYIRSLPKVPKKDLPSIFSKASSNAVSVLEKMLLLDPDSRASASEALELPFFSEFRDVEEESEALPYDQTLDNTDLPLEQWKREAGREGFAIVSPKHRTRSRYQSHTFTEILTFRPPRDSKETSL; this is encoded by the exons ATGGCCATAGCTGCGCGGTCCCGGACGGGGTTCTACCGGCAGGAGGTGAACAGAACCGTGTGGGAGGTGCCGGAGAGGTACCGGGACTTAAAGCAGGTCGGCACCGGAGCCTACGGAACCGTGTG ttCGGCTTGGGACCGGCGCTCAGGGACTCAGGTGGCCATCAAGAAGCTCCACCGGCCCTTCcagtccaaactttttgccaaaAGAGCCTACAGAGAGCTGCGACTCCTCAAACACATGAAGCATGAAAAT GTGATTGGGCTGTTGGATGTTTTCACAGCTGAGATCTCTTTGGATCGGTTTCGAGACTT CTACCTGGTGATGCCGTTCATGGGCACCGACCTCGGCAAGTTGATGAAGATGGAGAAACTGTCGGAGGATCGCGTCCAGTTCCTGGTTTATCAGATGCTGAGAGGCCTTAAG TATATCCACTCTGCAGGGATCATCCACAGG GACCTCAAACCTGGAAATTTGGCCATAAACCCTGATTGTGAGCTAAAG ATCCTGGACTTCGGGTTGGCCCGGCAGGCCGACGCGGAGATGACCGGCTACGTTGTGACGCGCTGGTACAGAGCGCCGGAGGTTATCCTTAACTGGATGCACTACACGCAGACTGGTGATggtgataataaaaaaaacaaaaggaatccGATGGAGCTGCAAATGAATCATTTTGCAGCAATGCTTCTGCTCTGCGTTGCAGTGGATATTTGGTCGGCGGGTTGCATCATGGCAGAGATGTTGCTGGGGAAACCTTTGTTCAAGGGAAACGACC ACCTGGACCAGTTAAGAGAAATCATGAAGATTACAGGAACTCCGACTCCCGACTTTGTCCTCAAGCTACAGAGTCAAGAT GCCAGAAACTACATCCGGAGTTTACCGAAAGTGCCAAAGAAAGATTTGCCCTCCATTTTCTCCAAAGCCAGCTCAAATG CGGTGAGCGTCCTGGAAAAGATGCTCCTTCTGGACCCTGACAGCAGGGCCAGCGCGTCGGAGGCCCTGGAGCTGCCGTTCTTCAGCGAGTTCAGGGACGTGGAGGAGGAGAGCGAGGCGCTGCCGTACGACCAGACCCTGGACAACACGGACCTGCCGCTGGAGCAGTGGAAACGTGAGGCGGGACGGGAGGGGTTCGCTATCGTTTCCCCAAAACACCGAACCAGGAGCCGCTACcaaa GTCACACCTTCACAGAGATCCTGACCTTCCGGCCGCCGCGGGACTCAAAGGAAACATCACTTTAA
- the mapk12b gene encoding mitogen-activated protein kinase 12b isoform X3 has protein sequence MAIAARSRTGFYRQEVNRTVWEVPERYRDLKQVGTGAYGTVCSAWDRRSGTQVAIKKLHRPFQSKLFAKRAYRELRLLKHMKHENVIGLLDVFTAEISLDRFRDFYLVMPFMGTDLGKLMKMEKLSEDRVQFLVYQMLRGLKYIHSAGIIHRDLKPGNLAINPDCELKILDFGLARQADAEMTGYVVTRWYRAPEVILNWMHYTQTGDVDIWSAGCIMAEMLLGKPLFKGNDHLDQLREIMKITGTPTPDFVLKLQSQDARNYIRSLPKVPKKDLPSIFSKASSNAVSVLEKMLLLDPDSRASASEALELPFFSEFRDVEEESEALPYDQTLDNTDLPLEQWKREAGREGFAIVSPKHRTRSRYQSHTFTEILTFRPPRDSKETSL, from the exons ATGGCCATAGCTGCGCGGTCCCGGACGGGGTTCTACCGGCAGGAGGTGAACAGAACCGTGTGGGAGGTGCCGGAGAGGTACCGGGACTTAAAGCAGGTCGGCACCGGAGCCTACGGAACCGTGTG ttCGGCTTGGGACCGGCGCTCAGGGACTCAGGTGGCCATCAAGAAGCTCCACCGGCCCTTCcagtccaaactttttgccaaaAGAGCCTACAGAGAGCTGCGACTCCTCAAACACATGAAGCATGAAAAT GTGATTGGGCTGTTGGATGTTTTCACAGCTGAGATCTCTTTGGATCGGTTTCGAGACTT CTACCTGGTGATGCCGTTCATGGGCACCGACCTCGGCAAGTTGATGAAGATGGAGAAACTGTCGGAGGATCGCGTCCAGTTCCTGGTTTATCAGATGCTGAGAGGCCTTAAG TATATCCACTCTGCAGGGATCATCCACAGG GACCTCAAACCTGGAAATTTGGCCATAAACCCTGATTGTGAGCTAAAG ATCCTGGACTTCGGGTTGGCCCGGCAGGCCGACGCGGAGATGACCGGCTACGTTGTGACGCGCTGGTACAGAGCGCCGGAGGTTATCCTTAACTGGATGCACTACACGCAGACTGGTGATg TGGATATTTGGTCGGCGGGTTGCATCATGGCAGAGATGTTGCTGGGGAAACCTTTGTTCAAGGGAAACGACC ACCTGGACCAGTTAAGAGAAATCATGAAGATTACAGGAACTCCGACTCCCGACTTTGTCCTCAAGCTACAGAGTCAAGAT GCCAGAAACTACATCCGGAGTTTACCGAAAGTGCCAAAGAAAGATTTGCCCTCCATTTTCTCCAAAGCCAGCTCAAATG CGGTGAGCGTCCTGGAAAAGATGCTCCTTCTGGACCCTGACAGCAGGGCCAGCGCGTCGGAGGCCCTGGAGCTGCCGTTCTTCAGCGAGTTCAGGGACGTGGAGGAGGAGAGCGAGGCGCTGCCGTACGACCAGACCCTGGACAACACGGACCTGCCGCTGGAGCAGTGGAAACGTGAGGCGGGACGGGAGGGGTTCGCTATCGTTTCCCCAAAACACCGAACCAGGAGCCGCTACcaaa GTCACACCTTCACAGAGATCCTGACCTTCCGGCCGCCGCGGGACTCAAAGGAAACATCACTTTAA
- the mapk12b gene encoding mitogen-activated protein kinase 12b isoform X4 produces MAIAARSRTGFYRQEVNRTVWEVPERYRDLKQVGTGAYGTVCSAWDRRSGTQVAIKKLHRPFQSKLFAKRAYRELRLLKHMKHENVIGLLDVFTAEISLDRFRDFYLVMPFMGTDLGKLMKMEKLSEDRVQFLVYQMLRGLKYIHSAGIIHRDLKPGNLAINPDCELKILDFGLARQADAEMTGYVVTRWYRAPEVILNWMHYTQTVDIWSAGCIMAEMLLGKPLFKGNDHLDQLREIMKITGTPTPDFVLKLQSQDARNYIRSLPKVPKKDLPSIFSKASSNAVSVLEKMLLLDPDSRASASEALELPFFSEFRDVEEESEALPYDQTLDNTDLPLEQWKREAGREGFAIVSPKHRTRSRYQSHTFTEILTFRPPRDSKETSL; encoded by the exons ATGGCCATAGCTGCGCGGTCCCGGACGGGGTTCTACCGGCAGGAGGTGAACAGAACCGTGTGGGAGGTGCCGGAGAGGTACCGGGACTTAAAGCAGGTCGGCACCGGAGCCTACGGAACCGTGTG ttCGGCTTGGGACCGGCGCTCAGGGACTCAGGTGGCCATCAAGAAGCTCCACCGGCCCTTCcagtccaaactttttgccaaaAGAGCCTACAGAGAGCTGCGACTCCTCAAACACATGAAGCATGAAAAT GTGATTGGGCTGTTGGATGTTTTCACAGCTGAGATCTCTTTGGATCGGTTTCGAGACTT CTACCTGGTGATGCCGTTCATGGGCACCGACCTCGGCAAGTTGATGAAGATGGAGAAACTGTCGGAGGATCGCGTCCAGTTCCTGGTTTATCAGATGCTGAGAGGCCTTAAG TATATCCACTCTGCAGGGATCATCCACAGG GACCTCAAACCTGGAAATTTGGCCATAAACCCTGATTGTGAGCTAAAG ATCCTGGACTTCGGGTTGGCCCGGCAGGCCGACGCGGAGATGACCGGCTACGTTGTGACGCGCTGGTACAGAGCGCCGGAGGTTATCCTTAACTGGATGCACTACACGCAGACTG TGGATATTTGGTCGGCGGGTTGCATCATGGCAGAGATGTTGCTGGGGAAACCTTTGTTCAAGGGAAACGACC ACCTGGACCAGTTAAGAGAAATCATGAAGATTACAGGAACTCCGACTCCCGACTTTGTCCTCAAGCTACAGAGTCAAGAT GCCAGAAACTACATCCGGAGTTTACCGAAAGTGCCAAAGAAAGATTTGCCCTCCATTTTCTCCAAAGCCAGCTCAAATG CGGTGAGCGTCCTGGAAAAGATGCTCCTTCTGGACCCTGACAGCAGGGCCAGCGCGTCGGAGGCCCTGGAGCTGCCGTTCTTCAGCGAGTTCAGGGACGTGGAGGAGGAGAGCGAGGCGCTGCCGTACGACCAGACCCTGGACAACACGGACCTGCCGCTGGAGCAGTGGAAACGTGAGGCGGGACGGGAGGGGTTCGCTATCGTTTCCCCAAAACACCGAACCAGGAGCCGCTACcaaa GTCACACCTTCACAGAGATCCTGACCTTCCGGCCGCCGCGGGACTCAAAGGAAACATCACTTTAA
- the mapk12b gene encoding mitogen-activated protein kinase 12b isoform X2 gives MAIAARSRTGFYRQEVNRTVWEVPERYRDLKQVGTGAYGTVCSAWDRRSGTQVAIKKLHRPFQSKLFAKRAYRELRLLKHMKHENVIGLLDVFTAEISLDRFRDFYLVMPFMGTDLGKLMKMEKLSEDRVQFLVYQMLRGLKYIHSAGIIHRDLKPGNLAINPDCELKILDFGLARQADAEMTGYVVTRWYRAPEVILNWMHYTQTGDGDNKKNKRNPMELQMNHFAAMLLLCVAVDIWSAGCIMAEMLLGKPLFKGNDHLDQLREIMKITGTPTPDFVLKLQSQDARNYIRSLPKVPKKDLPSIFSKASSNAVSVLEKMLLLDPDSRASASEALELPFFSEFRDVEEESEALPYDQTLDNTDLPLEQWKRHTFTEILTFRPPRDSKETSL, from the exons ATGGCCATAGCTGCGCGGTCCCGGACGGGGTTCTACCGGCAGGAGGTGAACAGAACCGTGTGGGAGGTGCCGGAGAGGTACCGGGACTTAAAGCAGGTCGGCACCGGAGCCTACGGAACCGTGTG ttCGGCTTGGGACCGGCGCTCAGGGACTCAGGTGGCCATCAAGAAGCTCCACCGGCCCTTCcagtccaaactttttgccaaaAGAGCCTACAGAGAGCTGCGACTCCTCAAACACATGAAGCATGAAAAT GTGATTGGGCTGTTGGATGTTTTCACAGCTGAGATCTCTTTGGATCGGTTTCGAGACTT CTACCTGGTGATGCCGTTCATGGGCACCGACCTCGGCAAGTTGATGAAGATGGAGAAACTGTCGGAGGATCGCGTCCAGTTCCTGGTTTATCAGATGCTGAGAGGCCTTAAG TATATCCACTCTGCAGGGATCATCCACAGG GACCTCAAACCTGGAAATTTGGCCATAAACCCTGATTGTGAGCTAAAG ATCCTGGACTTCGGGTTGGCCCGGCAGGCCGACGCGGAGATGACCGGCTACGTTGTGACGCGCTGGTACAGAGCGCCGGAGGTTATCCTTAACTGGATGCACTACACGCAGACTGGTGATggtgataataaaaaaaacaaaaggaatccGATGGAGCTGCAAATGAATCATTTTGCAGCAATGCTTCTGCTCTGCGTTGCAGTGGATATTTGGTCGGCGGGTTGCATCATGGCAGAGATGTTGCTGGGGAAACCTTTGTTCAAGGGAAACGACC ACCTGGACCAGTTAAGAGAAATCATGAAGATTACAGGAACTCCGACTCCCGACTTTGTCCTCAAGCTACAGAGTCAAGAT GCCAGAAACTACATCCGGAGTTTACCGAAAGTGCCAAAGAAAGATTTGCCCTCCATTTTCTCCAAAGCCAGCTCAAATG CGGTGAGCGTCCTGGAAAAGATGCTCCTTCTGGACCCTGACAGCAGGGCCAGCGCGTCGGAGGCCCTGGAGCTGCCGTTCTTCAGCGAGTTCAGGGACGTGGAGGAGGAGAGCGAGGCGCTGCCGTACGACCAGACCCTGGACAACACGGACCTGCCGCTGGAGCAGTGGAAAC GTCACACCTTCACAGAGATCCTGACCTTCCGGCCGCCGCGGGACTCAAAGGAAACATCACTTTAA